One Pantoea trifolii DNA segment encodes these proteins:
- the ssb1 gene encoding single-stranded DNA-binding protein SSB1: MASRGVNKVILVGNLGQDPEVRYMPNGGAVANITLATSESWRDKTTGENKEITEWHRVVLFGKLAEVAGEYLRKGSQVYIEGQLRTRKWTDQAGQEKYTTEVVVNVGGTMQMLGGRQQGANAGGAPSGGQGGGNNNGWGQPQQPQQQPQGGGNQFSGGAQQRPQQQSAPANNEPPMDFDDDIPF; encoded by the coding sequence ATGGCCAGTCGTGGCGTAAACAAAGTGATTCTAGTCGGGAATCTGGGTCAGGATCCGGAAGTGCGCTACATGCCAAATGGTGGCGCGGTAGCCAACATTACGCTGGCCACGTCAGAGAGCTGGCGCGACAAGACAACCGGTGAAAACAAAGAGATCACTGAATGGCACCGCGTTGTGCTGTTCGGCAAGCTGGCGGAAGTGGCTGGCGAATACCTGCGTAAAGGTTCTCAGGTTTACATCGAAGGCCAGCTGCGCACCCGCAAATGGACCGATCAGGCCGGCCAGGAAAAATACACCACTGAAGTGGTAGTTAACGTTGGCGGCACCATGCAGATGCTGGGCGGACGTCAGCAGGGCGCGAACGCAGGTGGCGCACCTTCGGGCGGCCAGGGCGGCGGCAATAACAACGGTTGGGGCCAGCCACAGCAGCCACAACAGCAGCCGCAGGGCGGTGGCAACCAGTTCAGCGGCGGTGCACAACAGCGTCCACAGCAGCAGAGCGCACCAGCCAACAACGAACCGCCAATGGATTTTGACGACGATATTCCGTTCTAA
- a CDS encoding IS3 family transposase — translation MRKSRYSEEQITNAIKASETGVKVREICEELGISEATFYSWKKKFSGLSSEEGRKIKELEDQLLNLTRELQSLSSDKEMLQSVLKNFFTTNEKRQAVNFLQTTFDIGTRRSCRLLDISRSVYHYPAGTDNR, via the coding sequence ATGAGAAAGTCACGATATAGCGAAGAGCAAATCACAAATGCCATTAAAGCTTCTGAAACGGGAGTGAAAGTCAGGGAGATTTGTGAGGAGCTTGGCATTTCCGAGGCCACTTTCTATAGCTGGAAGAAGAAGTTTTCTGGGCTCTCTTCCGAGGAAGGTCGCAAAATCAAGGAGTTGGAAGATCAGCTTCTTAACCTCACGCGTGAACTGCAATCTCTGAGTTCCGATAAAGAGATGCTGCAAAGCGTATTGAAAAACTTCTTTACCACGAATGAAAAGCGTCAGGCGGTTAACTTTCTGCAAACGACATTCGACATAGGTACCCGTCGTAGCTGTCGTTTACTGGATATTAGCCGTAGCGTTTATCATTATCCTGCAGGAACAGATAATCGCTAA
- a CDS encoding ATP-grasp fold amidoligase family protein — protein sequence MLKLKDELRRSVQYFIKKMPWAYQDRIYYFHKFRKLPNLREPKVFNEKVLYRKFIHGDYQMYGRLSDKYSVREYIAEKVGSEYLIPLVYETSDPSSLHTLPSWKNTVIKPNHASNMVEILLEEPDALKKQQIISDCHRWLKTDFANEAREIHYRYIKPRILVEQYIGDGKSAPIDYKFHMFNKRDGSFEYVLQVIYNRCNPLLSMNFYVNNLNEAYHKIRDTGLDVTPQMASLQHALALSKKLASDFDYVRVDWYIDKEQIYFGELTFTPGAGLVTGLDRGLNQMMGDMWIQDRRGTKIPGITVTEVTIPAVLKKI from the coding sequence ATGCTCAAGTTGAAAGATGAACTCAGAAGAAGCGTGCAGTACTTCATCAAGAAGATGCCCTGGGCATACCAGGATCGTATCTACTATTTTCATAAGTTCCGCAAACTGCCCAATTTGCGTGAGCCGAAAGTGTTTAACGAGAAGGTGCTGTACCGCAAATTCATCCATGGCGATTATCAGATGTATGGTCGTCTGTCGGACAAATATTCGGTGCGCGAATATATCGCCGAGAAAGTGGGCAGCGAATACCTGATCCCGCTGGTGTACGAGACCAGCGATCCCAGCTCTTTGCACACGCTGCCGAGCTGGAAAAATACCGTTATCAAGCCGAATCACGCCTCTAACATGGTAGAGATTTTGCTGGAAGAGCCGGATGCGCTGAAGAAGCAGCAGATTATTAGCGACTGCCATCGCTGGCTGAAGACCGATTTCGCCAACGAAGCGCGCGAGATTCACTATCGCTACATCAAGCCGCGCATTCTGGTGGAGCAGTACATTGGCGATGGTAAATCGGCGCCGATTGACTACAAGTTCCACATGTTCAACAAGCGCGACGGCAGCTTTGAGTATGTGTTGCAGGTAATCTACAACCGCTGCAATCCGCTGTTGTCGATGAACTTTTACGTCAACAACCTCAACGAGGCGTATCATAAAATTCGTGATACCGGTCTGGACGTGACGCCGCAAATGGCCTCGTTGCAGCACGCGTTGGCGTTGAGTAAAAAGCTGGCGAGTGATTTCGATTATGTGCGCGTGGATTGGTACATCGATAAAGAACAGATCTACTTCGGCGAGTTGACCTTTACGCCAGGCGCGGGTTTGGTGACCGGTCTGGATCGAGGGCTCAATCAGATGATGGGTGATATGTGGATTCAGGATCGTCGCGGTACGAAGATACCGGGCATCACGGTGACGGAAGTAACCATTCCTGCCGTATTGAAGAAAATTTAA
- a CDS encoding RES family NAD+ phosphorylase produces the protein MIFYRLTKTLYASEAWTGNGAKQYGGRWNHKGHPTIYVATSVSLAALEVLVHVSNESILDEYTLFSIEIPDDEVSYISEDFLPADWRQDPAPVSTMDLGTGWLQSREGAALIIPSSIIPMENNAILNPEHPVFESYLSSVNKLPFAFDKRLIK, from the coding sequence GTGATTTTCTATCGGCTAACCAAAACGCTATACGCTTCTGAAGCCTGGACCGGCAACGGTGCGAAACAGTATGGTGGCCGCTGGAATCACAAAGGCCACCCAACCATTTATGTCGCGACCTCGGTTTCACTTGCCGCGCTTGAAGTGCTGGTGCACGTTTCGAACGAGTCGATTTTGGATGAGTACACTTTATTCAGCATCGAGATTCCTGACGATGAAGTCTCCTACATTTCAGAAGACTTTTTGCCTGCTGACTGGCGCCAGGATCCGGCTCCAGTTTCAACTATGGATTTGGGCACAGGTTGGCTGCAATCGAGAGAAGGTGCAGCACTGATCATTCCTTCAAGCATTATTCCGATGGAAAATAATGCGATATTGAACCCGGAGCATCCAGTATTTGAGAGTTATTTGTCGAGCGTAAATAAGTTACCGTTTGCATTCGATAAACGATTGATAAAATAA
- the parS gene encoding type II RES/Xre toxin-antitoxin system antitoxin — protein MRAYIPDGKSHDNALWRFAGLPPRGLELTRMLEAGLPVAVIDDIRHWSAMSRAEIMKVTGINERNIARRKSAGKSLSPDESERIARFVRVMDAAVQFFGGNKEDATQWLSRPVKGLGNIAPITLLATESGALDVLDLIGRLEHGVFS, from the coding sequence ATGAGAGCCTACATTCCTGATGGCAAATCACATGACAATGCACTTTGGCGCTTTGCTGGCTTACCCCCACGCGGATTGGAGCTAACTCGCATGCTTGAGGCGGGCTTGCCGGTCGCGGTGATTGATGACATTCGTCATTGGTCGGCAATGAGTAGAGCCGAAATTATGAAGGTCACTGGCATCAATGAGCGAAATATTGCCCGCCGTAAAAGCGCAGGTAAAAGCTTGTCACCCGATGAGAGCGAACGCATAGCCCGCTTCGTCCGAGTGATGGATGCAGCCGTTCAATTTTTTGGTGGTAATAAAGAAGATGCTACGCAATGGTTAAGCCGGCCGGTCAAAGGATTAGGCAACATTGCACCTATTACCTTGCTCGCCACTGAAAGCGGCGCACTGGATGTGCTCGATTTGATTGGCCGTTTGGAGCATGGTGTCTTCTCGTGA
- a CDS encoding AraC family transcriptional regulator: MKVVPEIFPCEQDRAQFQHFAELPGIELYQAHISRYAFEPHTHEAFGIGTIESGAQRFRYRGANYTAPQHSLVMMNPDELHTGESACDEGWRYRMIYIDPREMDRLTGDRDWWFTDALRTDARLAQPFSQLLAQMWQAETTLERESNLLELLELMRPLARQGQQRPAEGAHRFDAVRDYLRENLAEPVRLEELAALASLSPWHFLRSFKQHFHVTPHQMLMAFRLFAAKQQLARGDSAATVAASVGLTDQAHLTRAFAHRYGITPGRYQKQVFPSR, from the coding sequence GTGAAGGTGGTTCCTGAAATCTTTCCTTGTGAGCAAGATCGTGCGCAGTTTCAGCATTTCGCTGAGCTGCCGGGCATCGAGCTGTATCAGGCGCACATCTCCCGCTACGCTTTTGAACCGCATACCCATGAAGCCTTTGGCATCGGTACGATTGAGTCCGGCGCCCAGCGTTTTCGCTATCGCGGCGCCAATTACACCGCGCCACAGCATTCGTTAGTGATGATGAATCCCGATGAACTGCACACCGGTGAATCTGCCTGCGACGAAGGCTGGCGCTATCGCATGATCTACATCGATCCGCGGGAGATGGATCGTCTGACCGGCGACCGTGATTGGTGGTTCACCGATGCGCTGCGCACCGATGCGCGACTGGCGCAGCCGTTTTCGCAACTGCTGGCGCAGATGTGGCAGGCGGAAACCACACTGGAGCGCGAAAGCAATTTGCTTGAACTGCTGGAGTTAATGCGTCCGCTGGCGCGTCAGGGACAGCAACGACCTGCCGAAGGTGCACATCGCTTTGATGCGGTAAGAGACTATTTGCGTGAAAACCTCGCCGAACCGGTACGGCTTGAAGAACTCGCTGCGCTGGCATCCCTGTCGCCGTGGCATTTCCTGCGCAGTTTTAAACAGCACTTCCACGTTACGCCGCATCAAATGCTGATGGCTTTTCGTCTGTTCGCCGCGAAGCAGCAGCTGGCGCGCGGTGACAGTGCAGCAACCGTTGCGGCATCGGTCGGTCTTACCGATCAGGCACATCTCACCCGCGCCTTCGCGCATCGCTACGGCATCACGCCGGGCCGCTATCAAAAACAAGTGTTCCCTTCACGCTAA
- a CDS encoding DMT family transporter, with translation MFAGILFALAAGLMWGLIFVGPLLIPDYPGTLQSAGRYVAFGLVVLPLAWLDRRRLRQLARKDWIEALKLSLIGNLLYYAFLASAIQRTGAPISTMIIGTLPVVITVTANLCYGHLEGRLPWRKLTPALLIIAVGLACVNAAELQTQGPDFDWSRYLTGLGLAVLAVACWTWYPLRNALWLRAHPQHKPSSWATAQGLVTLPQALVFYLLVCVQLHWQQPEFALPFGPQPQRFLLLMLGIGLICSWLGTLCWNAASQRVPTVIMGPLIVFETLAGLLWTFLWRQSWPPLLTAVGIGCLIVGVIYAMRIKPQPHITAV, from the coding sequence ATGTTTGCTGGAATACTGTTTGCGCTGGCAGCGGGACTGATGTGGGGATTGATCTTTGTGGGTCCGCTGCTGATACCGGATTATCCGGGCACCTTACAATCTGCCGGACGCTACGTTGCCTTTGGATTGGTGGTGTTGCCGCTGGCCTGGCTGGATCGCCGTCGTTTGCGTCAGCTGGCGCGCAAAGATTGGATTGAAGCGCTGAAGCTGTCGCTGATTGGCAATTTACTCTATTACGCGTTTCTCGCCAGCGCGATTCAACGCACCGGCGCGCCCATTTCTACCATGATTATCGGCACCTTGCCGGTGGTGATTACCGTGACGGCCAATCTCTGTTATGGTCATCTTGAAGGGCGCTTGCCGTGGCGTAAATTGACGCCAGCGTTGCTGATTATTGCTGTGGGCCTGGCTTGCGTGAATGCCGCCGAACTCCAGACGCAAGGCCCCGATTTTGATTGGTCGCGCTATCTCACCGGTTTAGGGTTAGCGGTTCTGGCGGTGGCATGCTGGACATGGTATCCGCTGCGTAATGCTTTATGGTTACGCGCGCATCCCCAGCACAAGCCATCCAGCTGGGCGACGGCACAAGGTTTGGTGACGCTGCCGCAGGCGTTGGTGTTCTATCTATTGGTCTGCGTACAGCTCCACTGGCAACAACCTGAGTTTGCGCTGCCCTTCGGGCCGCAGCCGCAACGCTTTCTATTATTGATGTTAGGTATCGGGCTGATTTGCTCATGGTTGGGCACGCTCTGCTGGAATGCGGCCAGCCAACGCGTGCCGACGGTGATCATGGGGCCGCTGATTGTGTTCGAAACCTTAGCCGGTTTGCTGTGGACATTCCTGTGGCGACAAAGCTGGCCGCCGCTGCTAACTGCGGTCGGCATTGGCTGTTTGATTGTTGGCGTAATCTACGCAATGCGCATTAAACCTCAGCCGCATATTACAGCGGTATAA
- a CDS encoding oligosaccharide flippase family protein, whose product MKLSVMSNAAWMMSEKIVSVFGVIFVTSYVAKSFGPTIFGQMAFSTSLFSMVQTVAIFGTETILFKRISKSAPKGLRLMTVARNMRMVLLLLTSLPVLIWVWYNMQENFLAFALASFISSVFVTQDTFSVYNNARLASRLNTIANSVGLLLGFSLSFAIAWLHLNPLWLTVSIVAVTLVPYVIKRFNFYRENQDVAPPQDKRNTYLRYLLYAGLPLAISSIFISVQVKAAQMFLAGIASARDLGLFAAANTISASWIFIPVAIITSCFSEIFRERGEAAIKLTARLNGYVMGVSLLLLAVIAMYGEKIIIALYGHEYTQSGSLITLLSLATCFSAMGTVAYRYMVKEGGFNYLLKKIVCLMVISLPLSWWLIQGYGIMGAAWSVFISELLSLTVMNYFFKNGVIQKIQVSSLNYKTYK is encoded by the coding sequence ATGAAATTGAGCGTAATGTCTAATGCCGCCTGGATGATGTCTGAAAAGATCGTCTCCGTGTTCGGCGTCATATTTGTGACCTCCTACGTGGCAAAATCCTTTGGTCCAACCATCTTTGGCCAAATGGCGTTTTCGACCTCGCTGTTTTCCATGGTGCAGACCGTGGCGATTTTCGGTACGGAAACCATTCTGTTTAAACGTATCAGTAAGAGTGCGCCGAAAGGGCTGCGCCTTATGACCGTAGCGCGCAACATGCGCATGGTTTTGCTGTTGCTCACATCGCTGCCCGTCTTGATTTGGGTCTGGTACAACATGCAGGAAAACTTCCTCGCCTTTGCACTGGCCTCGTTTATCTCTTCGGTTTTCGTGACGCAGGACACCTTCAGTGTCTACAACAATGCGCGCTTAGCGTCGCGACTGAACACCATCGCCAACTCTGTCGGTTTGCTGCTGGGCTTCAGCTTAAGTTTTGCCATTGCCTGGCTGCACCTCAATCCGCTGTGGCTGACAGTATCGATTGTCGCCGTCACGCTGGTGCCGTATGTGATTAAGCGTTTTAACTTTTACCGCGAAAATCAGGACGTGGCGCCGCCGCAGGATAAGCGCAACACCTATCTGCGCTATTTGCTGTACGCCGGATTACCGCTGGCCATCTCCAGCATCTTTATCTCGGTGCAGGTGAAAGCGGCACAGATGTTCCTGGCGGGCATCGCCTCGGCGCGCGATCTCGGGCTGTTTGCCGCCGCCAATACCATTTCGGCCTCCTGGATTTTTATCCCGGTCGCCATCATCACTTCCTGCTTTTCGGAAATCTTCCGCGAGCGTGGAGAAGCCGCCATCAAGCTGACAGCACGGCTTAATGGTTATGTCATGGGTGTTTCATTGTTGTTGTTAGCGGTGATCGCAATGTACGGCGAAAAAATCATCATCGCTTTATATGGTCACGAGTACACACAGTCAGGAAGTCTCATTACGTTGTTGTCGTTAGCGACCTGCTTTTCGGCGATGGGGACCGTAGCGTATCGCTACATGGTCAAAGAAGGCGGGTTTAATTATCTGTTGAAGAAAATTGTTTGCCTGATGGTGATCAGCTTGCCGCTGTCGTGGTGGCTGATCCAGGGCTACGGCATCATGGGTGCCGCATGGAGCGTTTTCATCTCAGAATTGCTGTCTCTTACCGTAATGAATTACTTCTTCAAAAACGGCGTCATCCAAAAAATCCAGGTTTCCTCACTCAACTACAAAACCTACAAATGA
- a CDS encoding isochorismatase family protein — MANRVVVVVDMQNGVLATPRFDRAGRCERINQLTAAADQVIFIQHVGPGLEVDSVGWAIVPELQQPANAIFINKTACDSFWQTDLAAQLDQLDIKSFVICGCATDYCVDTTIKVGASLGYHITVAADAHTTADRTYVSAQQQINQHNEVWADLIMPDNPVRVRETEALLREWRPH, encoded by the coding sequence ATGGCGAATCGAGTCGTAGTTGTGGTGGATATGCAAAATGGCGTGCTGGCAACGCCGCGTTTTGATCGCGCCGGACGCTGTGAGCGAATCAATCAGTTAACCGCTGCGGCCGATCAGGTGATCTTCATCCAGCACGTTGGGCCAGGTTTAGAAGTTGATTCAGTTGGTTGGGCGATTGTGCCCGAGCTGCAGCAGCCAGCCAACGCCATCTTCATTAATAAGACCGCTTGCGATAGCTTCTGGCAAACCGATCTCGCCGCTCAACTCGACCAACTCGACATTAAAAGCTTCGTCATTTGCGGCTGCGCGACCGATTACTGTGTCGATACCACCATCAAAGTCGGCGCCAGCCTCGGCTATCACATCACCGTCGCCGCCGATGCGCATACCACCGCCGACCGCACGTATGTTTCCGCGCAGCAGCAGATCAATCAGCACAACGAAGTGTGGGCCGATTTGATTATGCCGGACAATCCGGTGCGGGTGCGTGAGACGGAAGCGTTATTGCGGGAATGGCGACCGCATTAA